Proteins found in one Candidatus Auribacterota bacterium genomic segment:
- a CDS encoding YfhO family protein produces MQALLFPPATFTSSNLLVSKYSDVITQHLPHQLFIRQSLFQDKRLPLWNPHECAGTPAFPNPLYLTFAFPHLLLIWLTPPLAMNVGFFLHIFLAGALTYAFARQIGCARTASLFAALVFSLGARSLSQVQAGAYPNVVYLAYIPLFFICAERCITSPDRRASLTMAACMTLALLTGEIQMYIYSVLLVILFSLLRCRCTPDQMRAVTSPGKALRSVLVGMILSLPLSAFYIIPACHLYPLLTRSLPLGKAQFSLMPALSNLSLLLNPYLLSDFTPSTELPWESALYVGLAPLMVIAWMLFQKSSRRDLRLWGSLTVVTLLFSLRELKPLHLLLNMIFPAITPFRNPGRMLFFFPFFAALLAGRGLHVFSFSHSPGEGSRAARFWLCVLLIAIIMLCSAFARLSREDIGTLMHNYCQRFSSFFGSGQLGILDMHTLRREASSFKTAMLSSLVFQSMIMTVLSALFILRDNRRIPLHIFSIFLLAAAYADLFYFGQQYLEVHPMEEIYPPSMLYRSLERAGHTSRLLDMSARPVAPFWTALPFFQSTGLGVSRVDGYTPVNLTSYVRYIDLLRGRSKTAWPRWGITVPSIQHPSLLSLLNTDFLISESPRALTSLTLVEEFRDVPVYRQFLGAGVLPRLFLYRNTDSFPNAWLVPDAEVCESPEEDRRMTTLDFRQEVLLPRGSRPLNGGEPYRAVPISRHGPDLISMEMETRRPSYLCLSEIWAPGWRATDNGASVEVARINTTFRGIYLEPGKHSVRLNYRPPGIGVGLVVSATTAVVLIAVALSAKKRRLGSV; encoded by the coding sequence TTGCAGGCACTCCTCTTCCCGCCCGCCACCTTCACCTCCTCGAACCTGCTGGTTTCAAAATACAGCGACGTAATCACGCAGCATCTCCCCCACCAGCTCTTCATCAGGCAATCGCTCTTTCAGGATAAGCGCCTCCCTCTCTGGAATCCCCATGAATGCGCGGGGACTCCCGCCTTTCCGAACCCGCTCTATCTCACATTCGCCTTTCCGCACCTGCTGCTGATCTGGCTTACTCCCCCCCTGGCAATGAATGTTGGATTCTTTCTACATATCTTTCTTGCCGGCGCATTGACTTATGCGTTCGCGCGGCAGATCGGCTGCGCCCGCACCGCGTCGCTCTTCGCCGCACTCGTTTTTTCACTCGGCGCAAGGAGCCTCTCCCAGGTTCAGGCGGGGGCATATCCCAATGTGGTCTATCTTGCTTACATTCCGCTCTTTTTTATTTGCGCCGAACGATGCATCACCAGCCCCGACCGGCGCGCGTCATTGACCATGGCGGCATGCATGACGCTCGCACTGCTGACGGGCGAAATACAGATGTATATCTACTCAGTACTATTGGTAATTCTCTTTTCGCTGCTAAGATGCCGTTGCACCCCCGATCAGATGAGGGCAGTCACTTCACCCGGGAAGGCACTTCGCTCCGTTCTTGTCGGAATGATCCTCTCTCTCCCGCTCTCCGCATTCTATATCATCCCCGCATGCCATCTCTACCCACTGCTCACGCGATCACTGCCTCTCGGCAAAGCCCAGTTCTCCCTGATGCCGGCCCTGTCAAACCTGAGTCTTCTGCTCAATCCGTACCTTCTCAGCGATTTCACCCCTTCCACTGAGCTCCCGTGGGAATCCGCTCTCTACGTCGGCCTCGCGCCGCTCATGGTCATTGCATGGATGCTTTTCCAAAAATCATCACGCCGCGACCTCCGCCTCTGGGGCTCGCTCACCGTCGTCACGCTGCTCTTTTCCCTCCGGGAGCTGAAACCACTCCACCTCCTCTTGAACATGATCTTCCCCGCGATCACACCGTTCCGCAACCCCGGGCGCATGCTCTTCTTCTTCCCCTTTTTTGCCGCACTGCTCGCGGGGCGGGGGCTGCACGTTTTCTCCTTCTCCCATTCACCGGGTGAAGGGAGCCGTGCCGCCCGATTCTGGCTCTGCGTTTTACTCATCGCCATTATTATGCTGTGCAGTGCATTTGCGCGGCTCTCCCGAGAAGACATAGGCACCCTCATGCACAACTATTGCCAACGATTCTCCAGCTTCTTCGGGAGCGGGCAGCTCGGCATCCTCGATATGCACACGCTGCGGCGAGAGGCATCTTCTTTCAAAACGGCCATGCTCAGCTCGCTGGTGTTCCAATCTATGATTATGACGGTGCTTTCTGCCCTCTTCATCCTCAGGGATAACCGGAGGATACCACTCCATATATTCAGCATTTTCCTGCTCGCGGCTGCATACGCCGATCTTTTTTACTTCGGGCAACAGTATCTCGAGGTCCACCCCATGGAGGAAATCTACCCCCCTTCCATGCTTTACCGGTCTCTCGAACGGGCAGGGCATACGTCCCGGCTTCTCGATATGTCCGCGCGGCCCGTAGCGCCCTTCTGGACAGCCCTCCCGTTCTTCCAGAGCACAGGCCTTGGCGTGTCCCGTGTCGACGGATATACGCCCGTCAATCTCACGTCGTATGTGCGTTATATTGATCTGCTGCGCGGCCGATCAAAGACAGCCTGGCCGAGGTGGGGCATCACGGTCCCCTCCATCCAGCATCCATCGCTCCTCTCTCTTCTGAATACGGACTTCTTAATTTCTGAATCACCGCGTGCGCTGACGTCGCTCACGCTCGTCGAGGAGTTCAGGGATGTGCCGGTGTACAGGCAGTTTCTCGGAGCCGGAGTCCTTCCCCGCCTTTTCCTGTACCGCAACACCGATTCCTTTCCCAATGCATGGCTCGTCCCCGATGCCGAGGTCTGCGAATCTCCGGAAGAAGACCGACGGATGACCACTCTCGATTTCCGCCAGGAGGTCCTTCTCCCGCGCGGTTCGCGACCACTCAACGGGGGGGAACCGTACCGCGCTGTTCCGATTTCTCGCCACGGGCCTGACCTGATCAGCATGGAGATGGAAACGCGCCGACCCTCCTACCTGTGCCTGAGCGAGATCTGGGCTCCCGGATGGAGGGCGACAGACAATGGGGCGAGCGTGGAAGTGGCAAGGATCAATACGACTTTCCGGGGCATCTACCTGGAGCCGGGGAAGCACTCCGTGCGCCTGAACTATCGGCCGCCGGGGATTGGCGTGGGGCTTGTGGTATCCGCCACGACTGCGGTCGTACTTATCGCAGTTGCTCTGAGTGCAAAAAAGAGGAGGTTAGGTTCAGTATAA